In the Thermodesulfobacteriota bacterium genome, one interval contains:
- a CDS encoding adenylate/guanylate cyclase domain-containing protein — translation MNGLLIVDDEEGIRRALNKAFQNESYSIFMAKDGNEAIRIVDENIDKIGIIISDLKMPGIDGIETLSAIGNINPEITRIVLTGYGTMESAIQATNEGIDGFLTKPFDNIEIRAKVREYFLKKHLKQFVSDQILQELQNDPSTVKPRKQRTTILFADIRGFSSISEGVDPEELAAFLSRYYFTPLSDIVFKHNGTLDKHIGDSIMVIYGAPISYDDDPLRAVLTAIEMQKRIVEVSVKLGASGPVSIPIGIGINTGEVVAGIFGSTRKKEYTVIGSAVNVAARLEKIAKAGQILIAEDTFQEVHHKIEVEKLDAVSMKGIGRNINIYNVLGIKSHNSL, via the coding sequence ATGAATGGGCTACTAATAGTTGACGATGAAGAGGGTATCAGGAGGGCTCTCAATAAGGCATTTCAAAACGAGAGCTATTCTATTTTTATGGCGAAAGATGGAAATGAAGCTATAAGGATAGTTGATGAAAACATAGATAAGATTGGCATCATTATATCAGACCTTAAAATGCCTGGTATTGATGGTATTGAGACTCTATCGGCTATTGGCAATATTAATCCGGAGATAACACGCATTGTTTTAACAGGATATGGCACAATGGAAAGTGCTATTCAGGCTACCAACGAAGGTATCGATGGATTTTTGACAAAACCCTTTGATAACATTGAGATAAGGGCCAAGGTAAGAGAGTATTTCCTGAAGAAACACTTGAAACAATTCGTATCCGACCAGATACTGCAGGAATTACAGAATGACCCCAGTACGGTTAAACCCAGAAAGCAACGGACAACTATCTTGTTTGCAGATATAAGAGGCTTTTCTTCAATTTCAGAAGGGGTAGACCCAGAAGAACTGGCGGCATTTTTAAGCCGTTATTATTTCACGCCATTAAGTGATATTGTATTTAAGCATAACGGAACCCTTGATAAACACATAGGGGACAGTATAATGGTTATTTACGGGGCACCTATTTCCTACGATGACGACCCTCTTCGTGCAGTCCTGACAGCCATAGAAATGCAAAAAAGGATAGTCGAGGTAAGCGTAAAGTTGGGGGCTTCTGGTCCGGTGTCAATACCCATAGGTATTGGCATTAACACTGGTGAGGTAGTGGCAGGAATCTTTGGGTCTACCAGGAAGAAGGAATACACTGTTATAGGATCAGCGGTTAACGTTGCAGCCAGGTTAGAAAAGATTGCCAAAGCGGGCCAGATTTTAATTGCAGAGGATACCTTCCAGGAGGTTCATCATAAAATAGAAGTAGAGAAACTGGATGCTGTGAGCATGAAAGGAATTGGAAGAAATATAAATATATACAATGTGTTAGGAATAAAGTCCCATAATTCTCTTTAA
- the mutS gene encoding DNA mismatch repair protein MutS, producing MSNLTPMIKQYLEIKEAHKEAILFFRMGDFYEMFFEDAEIASGILDITLTSRDKNKENSVPLCGIPYHSVSPYISKLIDRGYKVAICEQVEDPKNAVGIVKREVTRIITPGLVVDTDTLEANENNFLMSISFNKESWGIAFLDMSTGEFSATEITDYRVLPEEISRVGPREILVPRFLSEHDSFQALLKSMNKYVLTPIDDDIFDYEKSLKLLSKQISRESFKNLDSDNMKEAVKAAGGIIHYIKVTQKAELCHINYLSFYQVNEYMVVDESTKRNLELFCTIRDRSKKGSLIGILDETMTAMGGRKIRSWLNYPLLTVDKIRERLDVVSELKDETILRTDMRNLLKEIRDLERINSKVSLITVNGRDLIQLKTSIKYLPEIKGHLGKLTSNLAQGIFSQLDELTDIYNLIERSITDYPPFTIREGGVIKEGYDRNLDELRKISKGGKGWIVSLEAKERKKTGINSLKVGFNKVFGYYIEVTRTNLELVPKDYIRKQTLVNAERYITQELKEYESTVLEAEQKQVELELQLFNQIREHIAMETRRIQHTASLVAELDVLLALAEVADRYNYVKPVINEEDRINIIDGRHPVIEQMNLGDRFVPNDISLDSKENQLIIITGPNMAGKSTIMRQVALIVLMAHIGSFVPAKDAAIGLVDRIFTRVGALDNLAKGESTFMVEMNETASILRNASNKSLVILDEIGRGTSTFDGLSIAWAVAEYIHDQPNLRAKTLFATHYHELTELALTKERVKNYNIAVKEWNDRIIFLRKLVEGGTSRSYGIQVARLAGLPGEVIDRAKEILVNLERGELNEVGIPKIALSKRYRNKLENYQLSLLDQSTDYLCEELKRLDISTLTPLEALNKLNELREKAVKE from the coding sequence ATGTCAAATCTTACACCGATGATTAAACAGTATCTGGAGATAAAGGAAGCGCATAAAGAGGCTATACTCTTTTTCCGGATGGGTGATTTTTATGAAATGTTCTTTGAAGATGCTGAGATAGCATCGGGAATTTTGGATATTACCCTTACCTCAAGAGATAAAAACAAAGAGAACAGTGTCCCTTTATGTGGTATTCCGTATCATTCAGTCTCGCCCTATATCTCAAAATTGATTGACAGGGGATACAAAGTGGCCATCTGTGAACAGGTGGAAGATCCGAAAAATGCTGTTGGGATTGTCAAGAGGGAAGTTACCAGAATTATCACCCCTGGATTGGTCGTAGATACAGATACCCTGGAAGCTAATGAGAACAATTTTTTGATGAGTATCTCATTTAACAAAGAGAGTTGGGGTATAGCCTTTCTGGACATGTCTACAGGAGAATTCAGTGCTACAGAAATTACAGATTATCGTGTGTTGCCTGAAGAGATATCTAGAGTTGGTCCAAGAGAAATACTCGTCCCCAGATTTCTCAGTGAGCACGATTCCTTTCAGGCTCTTCTTAAATCCATGAACAAATATGTGCTGACACCCATAGATGATGATATCTTTGACTATGAGAAATCCCTTAAGCTGCTTTCAAAGCAGATAAGCAGAGAGTCCTTTAAGAACCTCGATTCTGATAATATGAAAGAGGCAGTTAAAGCTGCCGGCGGCATAATTCATTATATCAAAGTTACCCAAAAAGCAGAACTCTGCCATATCAACTACCTCTCCTTCTACCAGGTTAATGAATATATGGTTGTGGATGAGTCTACCAAGAGGAATCTTGAACTTTTTTGTACAATACGGGATAGGTCTAAAAAGGGTTCACTGATAGGCATACTGGATGAAACCATGACAGCCATGGGGGGGAGAAAAATTAGAAGCTGGTTGAATTATCCTCTATTAACTGTTGATAAAATAAGGGAAAGGCTTGATGTAGTATCAGAATTAAAAGATGAGACTATACTTCGGACAGATATGAGGAATCTCCTGAAAGAAATCCGTGACCTTGAGAGAATCAATAGCAAAGTCTCTTTGATTACTGTCAATGGCAGAGATCTGATTCAATTAAAGACGTCCATTAAATATCTTCCGGAGATTAAAGGACACCTTGGAAAATTGACTTCCAATCTGGCTCAGGGAATCTTTTCACAACTCGATGAGCTGACAGACATCTACAATCTGATAGAGAGATCCATCACTGACTACCCACCTTTTACCATCAGGGAAGGGGGGGTAATTAAAGAGGGGTACGACAGGAATCTGGATGAGCTGAGAAAAATCAGCAAAGGTGGGAAGGGTTGGATTGTAAGCCTGGAGGCTAAAGAGAGGAAAAAAACCGGAATAAATTCTTTGAAGGTTGGATTCAACAAGGTCTTCGGCTATTACATAGAAGTCACCAGAACGAATTTAGAGTTGGTGCCCAAAGATTATATAAGAAAACAAACTCTGGTCAATGCAGAGAGGTACATTACTCAAGAACTGAAAGAGTATGAATCGACTGTATTGGAAGCCGAACAAAAGCAGGTTGAATTGGAGCTCCAGTTGTTCAACCAGATTAGAGAACATATCGCTATGGAAACTAGGCGAATACAGCATACAGCTTCTTTAGTAGCTGAACTTGATGTATTGCTTGCCCTTGCTGAAGTGGCCGACAGATACAATTATGTTAAACCTGTAATCAATGAGGAAGACCGCATAAATATCATCGATGGCAGGCACCCGGTTATCGAGCAGATGAACCTGGGGGACAGGTTTGTCCCCAACGATATAAGCCTCGACAGTAAAGAGAATCAATTGATAATAATTACCGGCCCCAATATGGCCGGAAAGTCCACCATAATGAGGCAGGTGGCTCTTATTGTTCTGATGGCACATATAGGAAGTTTTGTTCCTGCAAAAGATGCTGCTATTGGTCTGGTTGATAGGATATTTACCCGTGTCGGGGCATTAGACAATCTGGCTAAAGGTGAAAGTACATTTATGGTAGAGATGAACGAGACTGCCAGCATACTACGCAATGCCTCAAATAAGAGTCTGGTGATTCTGGATGAAATCGGAAGGGGTACAAGTACTTTTGATGGCCTGAGTATTGCGTGGGCAGTGGCTGAGTATATACATGATCAGCCAAATCTTCGGGCAAAGACGCTATTCGCTACCCACTACCATGAGCTTACGGAGCTGGCTCTAACAAAGGAAAGGGTTAAAAACTATAATATCGCTGTCAAGGAGTGGAATGACAGGATTATCTTTCTAAGAAAGCTTGTTGAGGGAGGAACCAGCCGAAGCTATGGTATTCAGGTAGCAAGACTGGCCGGGCTTCCAGGGGAAGTTATTGACCGTGCCAAAGAAATCCTTGTGAATCTTGAGAGGGGAGAATTAAACGAGGTTGGAATTCCCAAAATTGCCCTTTCAAAACGCTATAGGAACAAACTGGAGAATTATCAATTGAGTCTGTTGGATCAAAGTACAGATTATCTGTGTGAAGAGTTGAAAAGACTGGACATATCTACACTCACTCCCCTGGAGGCGTTGAATAAATTGAATGAATTAAGGGAAAAAGCTGTGAAAGAGTAA
- a CDS encoding HD-GYP domain-containing protein, whose amino-acid sequence MVEFKDIIKEKIESKGVKPEKKRTKKSPPFQPESDHDSMAIFTTDKSDPDKVFREALQYVEEIGFKIKEGVNFQIGPLFNISEAIVDNLRPHEMLTTRLQNNQKTDKLLLNASSIGQPLDYLVLHMVNVAIFAIEIGIGLLYSREQLFKLGVAGLLHDVGMWKIPDEIVKKHGALNNEEFDMIKRHTEYGFEILSSLGEEYAWLAEIALQEHERENGKGYPRGLKGEEINENAKIIGLADVYEAISHSRSYKKYLLPHHAIKEILNTLHGFFPTNIIKALVERLSIFPLYSYVKLNSGYIGRVIEVDEARPLRPTVEVLFDSQKKKLDKTQRVKLSDTPILYITGAVDEGDLPDLNAVAG is encoded by the coding sequence ATGGTTGAATTCAAGGACATTATTAAAGAGAAAATAGAATCGAAAGGGGTAAAACCGGAAAAGAAAAGAACCAAAAAATCCCCTCCTTTCCAACCTGAATCTGACCATGATTCTATGGCTATTTTCACAACAGATAAATCAGACCCTGATAAGGTCTTCAGAGAAGCTCTTCAATACGTGGAGGAAATAGGTTTTAAAATAAAAGAGGGGGTAAATTTTCAGATTGGTCCACTGTTTAACATCTCAGAAGCGATTGTAGATAATCTGCGACCACATGAAATGCTTACAACCAGGCTACAGAATAACCAAAAAACGGATAAACTTTTGCTGAACGCATCTTCCATTGGGCAACCTTTAGATTATCTCGTACTTCATATGGTTAATGTGGCTATCTTTGCTATAGAAATCGGTATAGGGCTTTTATATTCAAGAGAACAACTGTTTAAACTCGGGGTCGCTGGATTGCTCCATGATGTGGGGATGTGGAAGATACCTGACGAGATAGTCAAAAAACATGGGGCTCTGAATAATGAAGAGTTTGATATGATAAAAAGACATACTGAATATGGATTTGAGATTCTGAGTTCTTTAGGAGAAGAATACGCATGGTTAGCCGAAATAGCCCTTCAGGAACATGAGAGGGAAAACGGCAAGGGTTATCCCCGTGGACTAAAGGGGGAGGAAATCAATGAGAACGCCAAGATCATTGGTCTCGCCGATGTCTATGAAGCAATTTCCCATTCGAGGTCATATAAGAAATATCTCCTTCCTCATCACGCAATAAAGGAAATATTGAATACTTTGCATGGATTCTTTCCTACCAACATCATAAAGGCGTTGGTTGAGCGACTTTCCATATTTCCTCTATACAGTTATGTTAAATTAAATTCAGGTTACATCGGGAGGGTGATCGAAGTTGACGAAGCCCGTCCACTACGCCCTACTGTAGAGGTCTTATTCGACTCTCAAAAAAAGAAGCTGGATAAAACACAACGTGTTAAATTATCAGATACACCGATACTCTATATAACAGGGGCAGTTGATGAAGGAGATCTGCCTGATTTAAATGCCGTTGCTGGATAA
- a CDS encoding type II toxin-antitoxin system RelE/ParE family toxin, which yields MSNYTITFARSARKELEALEEKIVNRIFPKIEALSKYPYPSCCRKLIGERHLWRIRIGDYRVVYAIYDDKNIVDIIAVRHRKDVYK from the coding sequence ATGTCTAATTACACCATAACCTTTGCACGTTCTGCTCGCAAAGAGCTTGAGGCACTTGAGGAAAAGATTGTGAACCGGATTTTCCCTAAAATTGAAGCATTGTCAAAATACCCTTATCCATCTTGTTGCCGCAAACTGATTGGCGAAAGACATCTTTGGCGGATTAGGATTGGTGATTACAGGGTGGTTTATGCTATTTACGATGATAAAAACATTGTGGATATTATAGCTGTACGCCACAGAAAAGATGTTTATAAATGA
- a CDS encoding radical SAM protein, whose product MIIKTQLCIPPDYEYGVPPLGTPALVGYLKTHGFPVTQADYNIAYRDFLWGKVTVKLDKKLLRPTPILKHLLKKHFAEKLQNRYYSHLLPDESRDDLGMPFLAYNNNTNSSFYFTERLLASSNLLRYLNDIEENTFYQFFTEQAIVEGIIKQGVNLLGISVTSPSQVIPTFTLCNLVKKTNPELKIILGGQWVSLYRDELANRPDLVSLFDGFIYFEGETPLARLIHTLQAEGSLNCVPNLIYRADNRWVVSPLSTEEDLDQLPSPDFEGLPLNEYDASGHGKMTLPFEASRGCYWGRCDYCVDLPLPKPRYRRKTPALAVRDIKILVDQYPVTDLMFSDPALAPQQMKSISEQIIAEGIKIRWWTMARCDSQFSEEIFTLAARAGCRQINFGFESANDRVCASVHKGNHRKTSLKVIRDCHNAGIDVYLQCMLGLPTETVEKGLDTVQFLIEHRQFISCITFNVYYLTPGNNVYNDPMRYGLEYKRDPALPFKFFTEFTPTGDMMTQAEAHNLQKLCWGLMDRYDKPPVPEINLDKKPVLAKEVYLIPIAFSLNNASSKGWYLLNKTDGSYLMMNDQEKELIKLIKCRFSGTELMAKLKDVQPLDTSAMVQEKLEVLLKRLLREGFIELK is encoded by the coding sequence ATGATTATCAAGACCCAACTCTGTATCCCACCGGATTATGAATATGGTGTTCCGCCTTTGGGTACACCTGCCTTAGTTGGTTATCTAAAAACCCACGGCTTTCCGGTCACCCAAGCCGATTACAATATTGCTTACCGTGATTTTTTATGGGGCAAGGTAACAGTTAAACTCGATAAAAAATTGCTCCGCCCAACGCCTATTCTTAAACATCTTCTTAAAAAGCATTTCGCGGAAAAGTTGCAAAATAGATATTATTCTCACTTGCTTCCTGATGAATCTCGAGATGACTTAGGGATGCCCTTTTTAGCATACAACAACAATACCAATTCCTCGTTCTACTTTACCGAACGGCTCCTTGCTTCATCCAATCTTTTACGTTATCTTAACGATATTGAAGAGAATACCTTTTATCAATTTTTTACCGAACAGGCCATTGTTGAAGGCATCATTAAGCAGGGGGTTAACCTCCTGGGCATCTCGGTTACTTCACCTTCTCAGGTAATCCCGACATTTACCCTTTGTAATTTAGTCAAGAAAACGAATCCGGAACTCAAAATTATCCTTGGTGGACAATGGGTTTCGCTTTACCGGGATGAACTCGCCAATCGTCCCGATTTAGTTTCACTTTTTGATGGCTTTATATATTTTGAGGGTGAAACACCACTAGCCCGTCTTATTCACACACTTCAAGCAGAAGGATCGCTTAACTGTGTGCCTAATTTGATATACAGAGCGGATAACCGCTGGGTTGTTAGTCCTTTATCCACTGAGGAAGATTTGGATCAACTGCCCTCCCCTGACTTCGAAGGCTTACCACTTAACGAATATGATGCCAGTGGCCACGGTAAAATGACACTTCCTTTTGAGGCTTCACGCGGTTGTTACTGGGGCAGATGTGATTATTGTGTTGACCTGCCTTTGCCGAAACCGCGCTATCGTCGTAAAACTCCCGCTTTGGCAGTCCGTGACATTAAAATTCTGGTTGATCAGTATCCGGTAACCGATTTAATGTTTTCCGATCCCGCTCTTGCGCCTCAACAAATGAAGTCTATTTCAGAACAGATCATCGCTGAAGGTATTAAAATTAGGTGGTGGACAATGGCTCGATGTGATTCCCAATTTTCTGAGGAGATATTTACCCTGGCGGCGCGGGCGGGTTGCAGACAGATTAACTTCGGGTTTGAATCGGCCAATGACCGGGTTTGTGCTTCTGTGCACAAGGGGAATCACCGCAAGACCTCTTTAAAGGTCATACGCGACTGCCATAATGCCGGCATTGATGTTTATCTCCAGTGCATGCTGGGGCTACCGACTGAAACGGTTGAGAAAGGACTGGATACAGTGCAGTTTTTGATTGAACACCGGCAATTCATTAGTTGTATAACCTTTAATGTCTATTACCTTACCCCGGGCAATAATGTTTATAATGACCCGATGCGCTACGGGCTGGAGTACAAAAGGGATCCAGCACTTCCCTTTAAGTTCTTTACAGAATTTACACCAACCGGTGATATGATGACCCAGGCAGAGGCACATAACCTGCAAAAACTTTGCTGGGGTCTTATGGATCGATATGATAAACCACCTGTTCCCGAAATTAACCTGGATAAAAAACCGGTTCTCGCAAAGGAAGTTTATCTTATCCCCATCGCCTTTAGTCTGAACAATGCCTCTTCAAAAGGCTGGTATCTCCTTAATAAAACAGACGGCAGCTACCTGATGATGAATGATCAGGAAAAAGAGCTGATTAAATTAATAAAATGCCGGTTCAGCGGTACCGAACTAATGGCAAAGCTAAAAGATGTGCAACCTTTAGATACTTCAGCTATGGTTCAAGAGAAACTTGAGGTATTACTGAAGCGATTACTAAGAGAAGGGTTTATTGAGCTAAAGTAA
- a CDS encoding DUF4160 domain-containing protein, whose product MSPTIFREKGYRFYFLSNEEKRIHIHVTGEDGEAKFWLKPIMSLSVYHGLNRRKLNEIQKIVEEHRNEIIEAWQTHFGKR is encoded by the coding sequence ATGAGCCCCACAATATTTAGAGAGAAAGGCTACAGATTTTATTTTCTTTCAAATGAAGAAAAACGAATACATATTCATGTGACGGGCGAGGATGGCGAAGCAAAATTTTGGTTGAAACCTATTATGTCGTTATCTGTATATCATGGGCTAAATAGGAGGAAATTAAACGAGATTCAAAAAATCGTAGAGGAGCATAGGAATGAAATCATTGAAGCATGGCAAACGCATTTTGGTAAGCGTTGA
- a CDS encoding AAA family ATPase, whose translation MRLLYAANGQKGAAMLTGGIGCGKTLLSRVFVQRLIDEKFKVALISNPSLPPVSFLREIVYQLGIKTTHRLKVDLLHLLNNEILNNLEKGKDTILVIDEAHLIIGNKSISEEIRLLLNFQLDDRFLLTLILIGQPELKEGISQIPQLEQRIAIRYTLKPLSSSETEQYIQFRLKTAGLSKNIFTQEAISKIYEYSKGIPRKINNICDLSLLVGYSTKVKEIDSIVVQESINEQT comes from the coding sequence ATGAGGCTGCTCTATGCAGCAAACGGACAAAAAGGTGCAGCAATGTTGACCGGGGGGATAGGGTGTGGTAAAACACTCTTGAGCCGTGTTTTTGTCCAGAGGTTGATAGATGAAAAGTTTAAAGTTGCCCTTATATCAAATCCTTCCCTGCCCCCTGTTTCTTTTCTCCGGGAAATTGTTTATCAACTGGGAATTAAAACCACTCACAGGTTGAAGGTAGATTTACTGCATCTCTTAAATAATGAGATATTGAATAATTTAGAAAAAGGGAAGGATACCATACTGGTCATTGATGAAGCACACCTGATTATTGGCAACAAATCAATTTCTGAAGAGATTCGACTTCTCCTTAATTTTCAACTTGATGACCGATTTTTGTTGACTCTAATCCTGATTGGCCAGCCAGAGTTAAAAGAAGGGATCTCACAAATACCTCAACTGGAACAGAGGATTGCCATAAGATATACCCTGAAACCACTTAGTTCGTCTGAGACTGAGCAATATATACAATTCCGCCTGAAGACCGCAGGGCTATCCAAAAACATCTTTACCCAGGAAGCCATAAGCAAGATATATGAATATAGTAAAGGAATCCCCAGAAAGATCAATAATATCTGCGATCTTAGCCTTCTGGTAGGTTACAGCACAAAGGTGAAGGAAATTGATTCCATAGTGGTACAGGAATCAATTAATGAACAAACCTGA
- a CDS encoding DUF2442 domain-containing protein yields the protein MKSLKHGKRILVSVENITPFGIWLFVKEREYFLSYNDFPYFKGQTLNSIQNVQLLHGYHLYWPELDIDLEIDNLENPEKYPLKSRIKANPTSYSSKRAVAHR from the coding sequence ATGAAATCATTGAAGCATGGCAAACGCATTTTGGTAAGCGTTGAAAATATAACCCCTTTCGGTATATGGCTTTTTGTAAAAGAAAGGGAATACTTCCTGAGTTATAATGATTTTCCTTACTTTAAAGGTCAAACATTGAATTCCATACAAAATGTTCAATTGCTTCATGGCTATCATTTATACTGGCCAGAATTGGATATTGATTTGGAAATTGATAATCTCGAAAATCCCGAAAAATATCCGTTAAAGTCAAGAATCAAAGCGAATCCAACAAGTTATTCCAGTAAACGGGCAGTAGCTCATCGCTGA
- a CDS encoding UPF0489 family protein produces the protein MKIPSVKSVNCENVVLLENHNEVLPVWQNAGVKDKILVHIDAHIDFGWVPEKDLTQILEAKNKDELKTLLESQTIWNPTSKKKEKMVHIGNYICPAMQHGIVREFYWILPDGSFSNHKTRKAIANIFKNLIKIKSHQDKKIEQSNNSISTQFYNKKVQASTLAHLPEFDEPVLLDIDLDFLVTPSIVNSLAPDRKPWLWPQELVERLNTKRLKTEIVTIAYSVEGGFTPLKYKYLGDELKLRLQQPLLDRTQQEILTAKREALLYEFQDKNQSAIAQYESVLRLTSEDPSIFYNLSRLHYNIGQYDQATLYYQKSIALDQSYRTRYNNNGPVYEALGKWLTAEQEYQRALQLDPENPDAFSGLGNVYLQQKAWHKAIDSYQRAIELRPDYAAAYLGLGYAYLKTGQIDPARLALEKSIALDSTDPLVYYLQGIVFEKNGKVSGAIGYYKKSIRLGLLDVKVQIRLGKLYMRKGFWTKAFRHYRRALKIFTQSIPLYLRKTI, from the coding sequence ATGAAGATTCCATCGGTTAAATCTGTTAACTGTGAAAATGTTGTATTACTAGAAAACCACAATGAGGTACTTCCTGTTTGGCAGAATGCCGGAGTTAAAGATAAAATTTTGGTTCACATTGATGCCCATATTGACTTTGGCTGGGTACCGGAAAAGGACTTAACCCAGATCCTTGAGGCAAAGAATAAAGATGAATTAAAAACACTCCTTGAGAGTCAAACCATCTGGAATCCGACCTCTAAAAAGAAAGAGAAAATGGTACATATCGGCAATTATATCTGTCCCGCCATGCAGCATGGTATCGTTCGCGAATTTTATTGGATCCTGCCAGACGGAAGTTTTTCTAATCACAAAACACGCAAAGCCATAGCAAACATATTTAAGAATCTTATTAAGATAAAATCTCACCAAGATAAAAAAATTGAACAGTCCAATAATTCTATATCCACTCAATTTTACAATAAGAAGGTTCAAGCATCCACCTTAGCCCATCTGCCCGAATTTGATGAGCCAGTGCTTTTAGATATTGATCTGGACTTCCTGGTAACGCCATCCATCGTGAATAGCCTTGCGCCTGATCGCAAACCCTGGCTTTGGCCTCAAGAATTGGTTGAAAGGTTAAACACGAAGCGGTTAAAGACAGAGATAGTAACTATTGCCTATTCGGTTGAGGGAGGCTTTACACCACTTAAATATAAATATCTGGGTGATGAGTTAAAATTACGTCTCCAGCAACCGTTATTAGACAGAACTCAGCAAGAAATTCTTACCGCTAAAAGGGAGGCTCTTCTCTACGAATTTCAGGACAAAAACCAGTCAGCGATAGCTCAATACGAAAGCGTATTAAGATTAACCTCAGAAGATCCTTCTATTTTTTATAATCTTTCACGACTCCATTACAATATCGGGCAATATGATCAGGCTACCCTTTACTACCAGAAATCAATCGCCCTGGATCAGAGCTATCGCACCCGGTATAATAATAATGGGCCAGTATACGAAGCACTTGGCAAATGGTTGACGGCTGAGCAAGAGTATCAGCGGGCATTGCAACTCGACCCAGAGAATCCTGATGCCTTCAGTGGATTAGGTAATGTCTATCTCCAACAAAAAGCGTGGCACAAGGCGATTGATAGTTATCAAAGGGCGATTGAATTGAGACCAGACTACGCCGCAGCCTATCTTGGATTAGGCTATGCTTATCTTAAAACCGGACAAATTGATCCCGCCCGTTTAGCCCTGGAGAAATCCATTGCCCTGGATTCAACCGATCCATTGGTCTATTATTTGCAGGGAATAGTCTTTGAGAAGAATGGAAAAGTCTCAGGGGCAATTGGGTATTATAAAAAGTCTATCCGACTTGGACTGTTGGATGTCAAAGTCCAGATTAGATTGGGGAAACTATACATGAGGAAAGGATTTTGGACGAAGGCATTCAGGCATTATCGAAGAGCCCTGAAAATATTTACTCAATCAATCCCCCTTTACCTTAGGAAAACAATATGA
- a CDS encoding PqqD family protein, translated as MEFDERIYRKSDSIVSRKIADEFILVPIRQNVGDLESIFTLNETAARIWEMIDGETKVGRIKEKVVEEFEVTPEEAEKDIIEHLQQLEGIKAII; from the coding sequence ATGGAATTTGATGAGAGGATTTACAGGAAGAGCGATTCCATTGTATCGAGAAAGATAGCTGATGAGTTTATACTGGTCCCCATCAGGCAAAATGTGGGGGATCTGGAGAGTATCTTTACCCTGAATGAGACTGCTGCACGCATCTGGGAAATGATAGACGGTGAAACAAAGGTTGGAAGAATAAAAGAAAAGGTAGTAGAAGAGTTTGAGGTAACGCCAGAGGAAGCTGAAAAGGATATTATAGAACACTTGCAGCAGTTAGAGGGGATAAAAGCAATAATATGA
- a CDS encoding L-2-amino-thiazoline-4-carboxylic acid hydrolase, with protein sequence MVSQGQKRDIFKVDLKELNQEERLAFGQTISWEILGRVFDAVEERYGKEGRELLNKVVRDYMREITPRIAQSLGIVGNDMASVLEVINWHDVNLWPLMDEDIAKSEEREGMLRINNCFLKDRWTPHECKIGIPYVEGMLEALNPKIKYKATKLLTLGDDCCELVMKLED encoded by the coding sequence ATGGTTAGTCAGGGGCAGAAAAGGGACATTTTTAAGGTGGATTTAAAAGAGCTTAACCAGGAAGAGCGGTTGGCCTTTGGTCAAACCATCTCATGGGAAATCCTTGGGCGGGTCTTCGACGCTGTTGAAGAGCGGTATGGAAAAGAGGGGAGAGAACTACTCAACAAGGTAGTGAGAGACTATATGCGTGAGATCACACCCCGCATAGCTCAATCCCTGGGTATTGTGGGAAATGATATGGCAAGTGTGCTAGAGGTTATCAACTGGCACGATGTCAACCTCTGGCCCCTTATGGATGAAGATATTGCTAAGAGCGAGGAACGGGAGGGGATGCTGCGAATCAATAATTGCTTCCTGAAGGACCGCTGGACTCCACATGAATGTAAGATCGGTATCCCCTATGTTGAAGGGATGCTGGAAGCCCTCAACCCCAAAATTAAGTATAAGGCTACCAAACTGCTCACCCTGGGGGATGACTGTTGCGAACTAGTGATGAAGCTGGAGGACTGA